The following are encoded together in the Macadamia integrifolia cultivar HAES 741 chromosome 10, SCU_Mint_v3, whole genome shotgun sequence genome:
- the LOC122092126 gene encoding protein RRC1-like yields the protein MNSFSVTRKKTPFQKHREEEENKKKRAEDETARLYAEFVESFQGDNAPGSKAFVRGGTINPNEKIKTESEGGNSKDVVSVPKKGSR from the exons ATGAATTCGTTCTCGGTTACAAGGAAGAAAACTCCTTTTCAGAAGCAcagagaagaggaggagaacaAGAAAAAG AGAGCGGAGGATGAAACCGCTCGATTGTATGCTGAATTCGTGGAGTCCTTTCAAGGTGATAATGCACCGGGGTCAAAGGCATTTGTTAGAGGAGGAACAATAAATCCCAATGAGAAAATTAAGACTGAATCTGAAG GTGGGAATTCCAAAGATGTGGTATCTGTTCCAAAGAAGGGAAGTAGGTAA
- the LOC122090840 gene encoding enhancer of rudimentary homolog isoform X1, with the protein MHKRANKHTIILMQTSPNRATRTFMDYESISQAMDGICALYERKLKELNPAIRNITYDIADLYNFIDGLADLSALVYDHSIQAYLPYDRQWIKQRTFNHLKKLATH; encoded by the exons A GCTAACAAGCATACAATTATTCTGATGCAAACATCTCCAAACCGAGCAACTAGAACATTTATGGACTATGAATCAATTAGTCAGGCAATGGATG GTATTTGTGCACTATATGAAAGGAAGCTTAAGGAGCTCAATCCAGCCATCAGAAACATCACGTATGACATTGCAGATCTCTACAATTTCATTGATGGCCTTGCAGATTTGAGTGCACTAGT CTATGATCACTCCATTCAGGCTTATCTTCCATATGATCGACAGTGGATTAAGCAACGCACCTTTAATCACCTTAAGAAATTGGCAACACATTAA
- the LOC122090840 gene encoding enhancer of rudimentary homolog isoform X2: MANKHTIILMQTSPNRATRTFMDYESISQAMDGICALYERKLKELNPAIRNITYDIADLYNFIDGLADLSALVYDHSIQAYLPYDRQWIKQRTFNHLKKLATH, from the exons GCTAACAAGCATACAATTATTCTGATGCAAACATCTCCAAACCGAGCAACTAGAACATTTATGGACTATGAATCAATTAGTCAGGCAATGGATG GTATTTGTGCACTATATGAAAGGAAGCTTAAGGAGCTCAATCCAGCCATCAGAAACATCACGTATGACATTGCAGATCTCTACAATTTCATTGATGGCCTTGCAGATTTGAGTGCACTAGT CTATGATCACTCCATTCAGGCTTATCTTCCATATGATCGACAGTGGATTAAGCAACGCACCTTTAATCACCTTAAGAAATTGGCAACACATTAA